Below is a window of Tolypothrix bouteillei VB521301 DNA.
GATTCGAGAACAATTGTACGCAGAAGCTCTTAAATTAGCTGGGGAATAACTTAAAAATTTACCCCGAACGGAAAACTATCCAGATAGGATGCACTATTTTCAACGTTCCGGTCGAAGTAATTTCCCCAATGAGGCTTTCTACCATCAATATCTGTAAAGCCATACTTTGTTGACAGGTTCCACGAACTCAGAACCTTTCCTGAGTACTGCTTAACCTCCGGATCGGCTGCAAGTGCTGCGATCGCACGACCAATGAAAAACGGAGTTTCAGACGCAATGAAATGAGGATCTTTTTTCGCTCCTTCTTGCCAATTTGCTTCGGTGACACCAAAATGCTCTAGCATGGCTTCCGAACGCAGAAAGCCCGGAGTCACAGCAACAGATGTAATGTTGTAAGGGAGCAGTTCTTTTGACATTGCGTAAGCAAGGCGAATAATGGAAACCTTTGCCAAGTCGTAGAAGAAGTTACCGCGATACCCCAAACTATCGCCATCAGTGACTTCAACAATCAATCCTTGTTTTCGCTCAACCATCAACGGGATAGCATAATGGCTGGTGATGATATGCGTGTGGATGCCCCGTTGTTGCATGAGTAGCCCGTTT
It encodes the following:
- a CDS encoding SDR family oxidoreductase produces the protein MQPLKGKIAVVTGATRGAGRGIACMLGEAGATVYCTGRSVRGKPATGNRPETIEETAEMVNAWGGVGIPVQVDHTVEEQVKSLFEQIKSEQGQLDILVNDIWGGDTLMEWGKPFWEQSLSNGLLMQQRGIHTHIITSHYAIPLMVERKQGLIVEVTDGDSLGYRGNFFYDLAKVSIIRLAYAMSKELLPYNITSVAVTPGFLRSEAMLEHFGVTEANWQEGAKKDPHFIASETPFFIGRAIAALAADPEVKQYSGKVLSSWNLSTKYGFTDIDGRKPHWGNYFDRNVENSASYLDSFPFGVNF